Sequence from the Drosophila innubila isolate TH190305 chromosome 3L unlocalized genomic scaffold, UK_Dinn_1.0 0_D_3L, whole genome shotgun sequence genome:
AACATAAGCACAGAAGAATTCAATGCCAGCATTGCCAGCTATGTGCCACATGCCACCGCTGCGCTCAGCTGGAGTGCTCTAGTGAGAAAGGATGATGTGCAACGTGTGGCAAGCGGCTTGCACTTTATAAAGCTCTACAATCTCTACGAGACAGGCAGCTGTCCGGCCGTTGGTGATGCTTTACTCCGTCGACGACCGTCTGCAGATGAGACACACAACAAGCGCGAGTTTCAGCTGCCTGAAGATGCAGGAAACGAAGCTGCTAGTGAGCCACTGGCCGAGGATGATGTGGCCGACTTCTGGGAACCGAATGAGCACTATGTGTCCCAACGCTGTATTCTGGAAGATGAGAGTTTTGTCCTATCAACCAGAGCCTAGacttgtaattatatttttattgaacttGTATCTGTttgtgtattattatttaattgttaacttCTGGGCGTTCCAACAAAAATAGTGTCTTTTGCATGTGATTAAACAGATCTACATAAGCTAATAAATTGATTGTTAATCTatgaattaataacaaaaataacaatgaaatgcttaattgatttatataaaattttttaagtaaaatttagaGGAATGGGTTGCGATATTCCTAGAAGTACTATTTTTAGATGTGTTACTTCTTGAACCAGgataaatttctattttaaatttttatcatcaaaataaacttaacttctatttttatctaaattaataaatttgttaaataattaaattataatttttatttaaaaatcataggaagctattttttttaatatttatattaaaattctactaatataaatgtttctatgattttttaataaaaattaagaactttatttataatttagaaaatttggtCCTTACGATCCGTGTTTCTATATAAAGAGCCTGTAGATCTGTGTTAATTGTTAGTTTATTAGTTGATCGATTTAGAAATGAATTAATTGTACATGctaataaattgcttaaacTGGTAACATTAAAGTACTGTTAATTGCTTTttggtatatatttatgtatttatatcttAAGCTGTTGACtagacgacggcgacgacaaagacgacgacgatgcGGATTTCTTCTTTGAATGTGGATGTGTTGGCAGCGCAACGTAATTATCTTGGTGGCAGGATACATTGAATACATTATTATCTTTAAGAACGTTTCTTGCTCATGTAAACTCGTCCGCACATATACAAAACATGCGTGCAGGCATAAATGTTTCCCATAGCGCTGCCGAGCAGTGCTCCAATTACATTTGGTATGGGATAGACTTGCCAATCACGCCCCCAGTCCAAAGGGGCCACCACACTGCCAGCCCAAGCGCCCAGAATGCCGCCCAGAGCGTTGTACTTGAACAGATGTAGAGCCGTATCCTCGCACTTGGTTATAAAATCGGGCTTCTCACAGAAACACACCTGCAGAGCTCCTCCGCCACCCAGTAGGAAAACTGTGGGCGAAACTGTCAGCAGCGTCATCAGCAGTGATAACACAAATGTCTGCTCGTAGTTTGCCAACACTGGTGCACCCAGAATGATGCAGATAAAAGCGTAGAGCAGCGTACACAGAAATTGCAATGTGAGGCCACCAAACAATTCGCGTGGCGTAAAATATGCAGCCTTTTTCTGACGCTGCTTGACTGTTAAAACGCCGTCCTCAATGCGTCCGAAGAATCGGGCCAGTATTACTTTAAGTAGCTCGCCAATAAAAACTATGGGAACGATTAGTGAATCCCAGAAGCTGCCGAGATGAGCCCAATTTCGGCGATACTGCATGTAGGTCATGCATATCAGTATAGTGGCCAGACTGATGGACACGTGGAAGAGCTGATGCTTGGTCTTTTGTTGATCGAAACGCGAAACCATATTGCCAACAAAAACGCGTacgaactttaattttatttatctatttactCTCGATTCGGTTCTGGTTGTGACGTTTTTCTACACACAACGTCGCCACCTAGCCCAAATGTTGCCACCCGAccaaaaggctgccaccctgttaAATTCaccgatctggtttgatttttgaaaaaggtATTCTGaatatttgtatctttgttcaaataatttttttatttacaattttttaaaattttgcagaGTTTTTGTAAGAgttttctcgtttttttttatatatatactttttagaattaaattttctaacttctTTTTCCGAGGTTTGCCAAAGTGCTAATcttcaataaaatgtttaccttCGTTTTGTCtagtttcaaattttaaattttcatcatatctattaattttttaatgtgtttttttatttttaaaatttaaaatttttatcagtgatgGGCGACAGTattgacaaaatattttgagcatcgatatttatatatcgatACTATGTATATCgatatgcaattattttatcATCGAGACTGTCATTTCATCAGCGCTATCACATAATCATTTTAcacttacatttttaaatctttgctGTGACGCTTGTTTctgagttaattaaaagtcgtTGGCGTGCATAAATTACTGTCGAAATGTTAGCACGTGCAATCCGTATGCGCTCCATGCTGCGCGGCCTGTCCACAATGGCTGCGTGCACCCGCAATCGTCATGCACAGAATTCCATGCTTGAGTATTTCAACGAGGTGCGGCTGCTGCGATTCAAGGGGGCTGCGTCTGTGGCCCAGACACAGCGATTCTTTAGCCGCAAGCGTGGCGATCCCGAAGATGATATGATGGCGGAGGCAGAGCCCGAACTATTGGCGGATCATCGCGATTCGCAACAGCTGCCGGCAACAGTTGCCGTCCCAGATGTTTGGCCTCATGTGCCTATGCTGGCAATGCGCCGGAATCCTCTGTTTCCGCGATTCATGAAGATCGTTGAGGTTAACTGTTTAACTACaactttattattgttttttttatttaaaactctttTTATTTACGTAGGTCTCGAATCCGATAATCATGGATTTGCTGCGTCGCAAAGTGAAGTTGAATCAGCCGTATGTTGGCGTCTTTCTGAAGAAATCCGACGGCGAAGAGGAAATTATACATAATCTGGATGATGTTTATGCTGTCGGCACCTTTGCACAAATCCAGGAACTGCAGGATTTGGGCGACAAGCTGcgtatggttgttgttgcccatAGACGCATCAAAATCACTGGGCAAGTGGTGGAGGATGTTCAGCCGCCTTCCAAGCCAGGTAAATGCCACACTTTAACACTGACCAAATATTGTGACAATTGCGTTGTCTCTTAACTCCCAGTGAAAATGACAACTTTGCATTAtccaatatttaatataaaattacgCATCCCAGCCGAAGATCAGACGactgcggatgcggatgcagaTGCAGCATCGAAAACGGGCAGTCGCAACGCTCGAAAAACTCGTGGACGCGCTCCCCGTCGACAAACCCACAAGCTGCGCGATGCGGCAGCTGCTGAAGAGATTGTGCAGCGCCAGACGCTGGAGTCGCCACTGCCTAGCGGTCGTGTGACGCCAACTGCAACGCCCAAGTCGCCCACAGCGACAGCAGGCGAGACTGCGACAGCCGATGAAGAAGCGGCAGAAACTGTCAAAAAGGACAAGGAAACATCCAGTGGTTCAACTTCTCCGCCTGTACTGATTGTAGAGGTGGAGAACGTCAAGCAACCGGCGTATAAGCAAACTGAAGAGGTCAAGGCCCTAACGCAGGAGATTATCAAGACCTTGCGCGATATTATCACCATGAATCCACTGTACAGGTAAGTAAACCTTGTGTAATTTCTCGTTTCTTGTATAAATGAGTTTTATCTTATTGCAGGGAAAGCTTACAGCAGATGCTGCATCAGAATCAGAGAGTGGTTGACAATCCCATCTATTTGTGTGATCTGGGCGCCTCACTTTCAGCTGGTGAACCAGGCGAGCTGCAAAAGATTCTAGAGGAAACAGATGTAAGacatcaatatcaatttaaatatccGGCAATAATTTACCAATTTGCATCCTATAGATACCCCAAAGACTGTTGCTCGCATTAGCATTGCTCAAGAAGGAATTAGAGTTGTCGCGATTGCAGCAAAAGATTGGACGCGAAGTGGAGGAGAAGGTCAAGCAGCAACATCGCAAATATATACTCCAAGAACAGCTGAAGGTCATCAAAAAGGAGCTAGGCATTGAAAAGGACGACAAGGATGCCATTGGAGAGAAATATCGCGAGAAACTCAAGGACAAAACGGTGCCGGAGAGCATCAAGACAGTTATTGACGAGGAGCTGACCAAGCTGAACTTCTTGGAGAGTCACAGCTCTGAATTTAAGTGAGTTGCTACTGTCTGAAAATATTcatactttattattaatcattacatttattttgtagcGTTACACGCAACTATTTGGATTGGCTCACCTCACTGCCTTGGGGCGTCATTAGCCCCGAAAACCTGTGCCTGGACAAGGCAACCGAAATCCTTAATAACGATCATTATGGCATGGAAGACATCAAGAAGCGCATCCTGGAGTTTATTGCCGTTAGTTCGCTGAAGGGCACAACGCAGGGAAAAATCTTGTGCTTCCATGGTCCGCCCGGAGTGGGAAAGACGAGCATTGCTAAGTCCATAGCACGAGCATTAAATCGTGAATATTTCCGATTCAGTGTCGGTGGCATGACGGATGTGGCCGAGATTAAGGGCCATCGACGAACCTATGTAGGCGCGATGCCAGGAAAACTCATACAGTGTCTGAAGAAAACGAAAACTGAGAATCCACTTGTGCTCATTGATGAGGTGGACAAGATC
This genomic interval carries:
- the LOC117786644 gene encoding lon protease homolog, mitochondrial isoform X2; the encoded protein is MLARAIRMRSMLRGLSTMAACTRNRHAQNSMLEYFNEVRLLRFKGAASVAQTQRFFSRKRGDPEDDMMAEAEPELLADHRDSQQLPATVAVPDVWPHVPMLAMRRNPLFPRFMKIVEVSNPIIMDLLRRKVKLNQPYVGVFLKKSDGEEEIIHNLDDVYAVGTFAQIQELQDLGDKLRMVVVAHRRIKITGQVVEDVQPPSKPAEDQTTADADADAASKTGSRNARKTRGRAPRRQTHKLRDAAAAEEIVQRQTLESPLPSGRVTPTATPKSPTATAGETATADEEAAETVKKDKETSSGSTSPPVLIVEVENVKQPAYKQTEEVKALTQEIIKTLRDIITMNPLYRESLQQMLHQNQRVVDNPIYLCDLGASLSAGEPGELQKILEETDIPQRLLLALALLKKELELSRLQQKIGREVEEKVKQQHRKYILQEQLKVIKKELGIEKDDKDAIGEKYREKLKDKTVPESIKTVIDEELTKLNFLESHSSEFNVTRNYLDWLTSLPWGVISPENLCLDKATEILNNDHYGMEDIKKRILEFIAVSSLKGTTQGKILCFHGPPGVGKTSIAKSIARALNREYFRFSVGGMTDVAEIKGHRRTYVGAMPGKLIQCLKKTKTENPLVLIDEVDKIGKGYQGDPSSALLELLDPEQNANFLDHYLDVPVDLSRVLFICTANVIDTIPEPLRDRMELIEMSGYVAEEKVAIARQYLIPQAMKDCGLTEKHINITEDALNMLIRSYCRESGVRNLQKQIEKVIRKVAYRLVKKEGEEFPVNADNLTTFLGKQVFSSDRMYNTTPPGVVMGLAWTAMGGSSLYIETSRRHIRAEKPETNTGTLHLTGNLGDVMKESAQIALTVARNFLYTHAPNNKFLEQEHIHLHVPEGATPKDGPSAGVTIITALISLATGKPVRPDVAMTGEVSLKGKVLTVGGIKEKAIAARRSGVTCLILPADNKKDFEELPSFITDGLEVHFASDYDDVYKIAFADTEFTTAETKFTSVGQREKIPSAATATS
- the LOC117786663 gene encoding uncharacterized protein C1450.15, whose protein sequence is MVSRFDQQKTKHQLFHVSISLATILICMTYMQYRRNWAHLGSFWDSLIVPIVFIGELLKVILARFFGRIEDGVLTVKQRQKKAAYFTPRELFGGLTLQFLCTLLYAFICIILGAPVLANYEQTFVLSLLMTLLTVSPTVFLLGGGGALQVCFCEKPDFITKCEDTALHLFKYNALGGILGAWAGSVVAPLDWGRDWQVYPIPNVIGALLGSAMGNIYACTHVLYMCGRVYMSKKRS
- the LOC117786644 gene encoding lon protease homolog, mitochondrial isoform X1 yields the protein MLARAIRMRSMLRGLSTMAACTRNRHAQNSMLEYFNEVRLLRFKGAASVAQTQRFFSRKRGDPEDDMMAEAEPELLADHRDSQQLPATVAVPDVWPHVPMLAMRRNPLFPRFMKIVEVSNPIIMDLLRRKVKLNQPYVGVFLKKSDGEEEIIHNLDDVYAVGTFAQIQELQDLGDKLRMVVVAHRRIKITGQVVEDVQPPSKPVKMTTLHYPIFNIKLRIPAEDQTTADADADAASKTGSRNARKTRGRAPRRQTHKLRDAAAAEEIVQRQTLESPLPSGRVTPTATPKSPTATAGETATADEEAAETVKKDKETSSGSTSPPVLIVEVENVKQPAYKQTEEVKALTQEIIKTLRDIITMNPLYRESLQQMLHQNQRVVDNPIYLCDLGASLSAGEPGELQKILEETDIPQRLLLALALLKKELELSRLQQKIGREVEEKVKQQHRKYILQEQLKVIKKELGIEKDDKDAIGEKYREKLKDKTVPESIKTVIDEELTKLNFLESHSSEFNVTRNYLDWLTSLPWGVISPENLCLDKATEILNNDHYGMEDIKKRILEFIAVSSLKGTTQGKILCFHGPPGVGKTSIAKSIARALNREYFRFSVGGMTDVAEIKGHRRTYVGAMPGKLIQCLKKTKTENPLVLIDEVDKIGKGYQGDPSSALLELLDPEQNANFLDHYLDVPVDLSRVLFICTANVIDTIPEPLRDRMELIEMSGYVAEEKVAIARQYLIPQAMKDCGLTEKHINITEDALNMLIRSYCRESGVRNLQKQIEKVIRKVAYRLVKKEGEEFPVNADNLTTFLGKQVFSSDRMYNTTPPGVVMGLAWTAMGGSSLYIETSRRHIRAEKPETNTGTLHLTGNLGDVMKESAQIALTVARNFLYTHAPNNKFLEQEHIHLHVPEGATPKDGPSAGVTIITALISLATGKPVRPDVAMTGEVSLKGKVLTVGGIKEKAIAARRSGVTCLILPADNKKDFEELPSFITDGLEVHFASDYDDVYKIAFADTEFTTAETKFTSVGQREKIPSAATATS